The Eublepharis macularius isolate TG4126 chromosome 3, MPM_Emac_v1.0, whole genome shotgun sequence genome has a window encoding:
- the LOC129325920 gene encoding olfactory receptor 51H1-like yields MSTISFNGSAENHQSFVLVGIPGMREYNSWMAFPLFVLYVLTLLGNLVILFVIKTEQSLHEPMYIFLSILACSDLGLSVATMPTMLGVYWFDSREISFNACITQMFFIHLFQWTESGILVAMAFDRFVAIRDPLRYTLLLPSTVIIKIGIAILSRGFCLLFPLPFLIKRLPFCRSNVLSHSYCLHPDAMKLACADIKVNILYGLIIVVSTLGLDVVIILVSYILILQTVLSIASQTERLKALNTCVSHVCAILIFYVPMLGVSVVHRFGRHLSPILRMLMANIYIAVPPVLNPIVYSVKTKQIRERICKMFQ; encoded by the coding sequence ATGTCAACCATCAGCTTCAACGGCAGTGCCGAGAACCACCAATCTTTTGTCTTAGTTGGCATTCCTGGCATGCGGGAATACAATTCTTGGATGGCCTTCCCTCTGTTTGTGCTCTACGTTCTAACTCTGCTTGGAAACCTTGTGATCCTCTTTGTCATCAAGACAGAGCAAAGCCTCCACGAGCCCATGTACATCTTCCTCTCCATCCTGGCCTGCTCAGATCTGGGCCTCTCCGTGGCCACCATGCCAACAATGTTGGGTGTTTATTGGTTTGACTCCAGGGAAATCTCATTCAATGCCTGCATCACTCAGATGTTCTtcatccatttatttcaatggacagAGTCTGGAATCCTTGTGGCAATGGCTTTTGACCGCTTCGTTGCCATTCGTGATCCCCTGAGATATACTTTACTTCTCCCATCTACAGTAATTATAAAAATAGGAATTGCAATCTTATCCAGAGGATTTTGCCTCCTCTTCCCACTCCCCTTCCTTATTAAACGGCTGCCCTTCTGCAGGTCCAATGTCCTCTCCCACTCCTATTGTCTCCACCCTGATGCTATGAAATTAGCATGTGCAGACATAAAAGTCAATATATTATATGGATTGATTATAGTCGTGAGCACATTGGGGTTGGATGTTGTAATCATCCTTGTCTCGTACATCCTGATTCTGCAGACTGTCTTGAGCATTGCTTCCCAAACAGAGCGCCTGAAGGCTCTCAACACCTGTGTGTCCCACGTGTGTGCCATCCTGATTTTCTATGTCCCAATGTTAGGAGTCTCAGTGGTTCATCGCTTCGGAAGGCACCTTTCTCCTATTCTGCGCATGCTGATGGCCAACATCTACATTGCGGTCCCACCCGTTCTAAATCCCATTGTGTACAGTGTGAAAACGAAGCAGATTCGGGAAAGGATCTGCAAAATGTTCCAGTAA
- the LOC129325956 gene encoding olfactory receptor 51H1-like, giving the protein MRSANSFNVSTANHQTFLLVGIPGMREYNSWMAFPLFLLYVLTLLGNLVILFVIKTEQSLHEPMYIFLSILACSDLGLSLSTMPTMLGVYWFDSREISFNGCITQMFFIHLFQSIESGILVAMAFDRVIAIQKPLRYTLLLPNTVIGKIGLAVLGRSFSICLPVPFLIKRLPFCRSNVLSQSYCLHPDTMKLACADITVNMLYGLIIVICTLGLDVVIILISYFLILKTVLSIASHEERFKTLNTCVSHICAILIFYVPMIGVTAVHRFGRHLSPIVHMMMANIYIAVPPVLNPIVYSVKTQQIWQRIHKMFQQKKSRS; this is encoded by the coding sequence ATGAGGTCAGCCAACAGCTTCAACGTCAGCACTGCGAACCACCAAACCTTTCTCCTAGTTGGCATTCCTGGCATGCGGGAGTACAATTCTTGGATGGCCTTCCCTCTGTTTCTGCTCTACGTCCTAACTCTGCTTGGAAACCTTGTGATTCTCTTTGTCATCAAGACAGAGCAAAGCCTCCATGAGCCCATGTACATCTTCCTCTCCATCCTCGCCTGCTCAGATCTGGGCCTCTCCTTGTCCACCATGCCAACGATGTTGGGTGTTTATTGGTTTGACTCCAGAGAAATCTCATTCAATGGCTGCATAACTCAGATGTTTTTCATCCATTTATTTCAATCGATAGAGTCCGGAATCCTTGTGGCAATGGCCTTTGATCGTGTCATTGCCATACAAAAACCTCTAAGATACACTTTACTTCTCCCAAATACAGTGATTGGAAAAATTGGACTAGCTGTCTTGGGCAGAAGTTTCTCCATCTGCTTACCAGTCCCCTTCCTTATTAAACGGCTGCCCTTCTGTAGGTCCAATGTCCTTTCTCAGTCCTATTGTCTCCACCCTGATACAATGAAGTTAGCCTGTGCAGACATAACAGTCAATATGTTATATGGGTTGATTATAGTCATTTGTACATTAGGTTTGGACGTCGTGATCATTCTCATCTCGTACTTCTTGATCCTGAAGACCGTTTTGAGCATCGCCTCGCATGAGGAACGTTTCAAGACTCTGAACACCTGCGTCTCGCATATCTGTGCCATCTTGATTTTTTACGTTCCAATGATTGGTGTCACTGCAGTTCACCGGTTCGGAAGACACCTGTCCCCCATTGTGCACATGATGATGGCCAACATCTACATTGCAGTGCCACCCGTTCTTAATCCCATTGTGTACAGTGTGAAAACCCAACAGATTTGGCAAAGGATACACAAAATGTTCCAGCAAAAGAAAAGCaggagttga